The nucleotide sequence aattcactttaataattcatactttaataatttactttaataattcatactttaataattcactttaataattcaaaaatctattataaatagaattcaataggtttcattatttcatagaaacttgaaaatatatttctctaaactctctcaatcgatttatatatatatatatatatatatatatatatatatatatatatatatatatatatatatatatatatatatatatatatatatatatatatttgctctatattatttcaagatattattagtatacataaaatattacgacggagtgctgtccgagtgatttcaaaatagtttttttgaatgagtcgaagctaagaaaattatgggttatagctatggaggtgatgggtatggttcatgggtatgctcgtgaagtcaatctagtgtttatcatcttcgttgcgtttacgtactttcctgcaatattgaatctcaatattgatacgttcgtgaatccgaggccaaccttgcacttgttaaatgacgttatatgtatttttactacgaaatacagtatggtgagtttcatttgctccattttatatatatttttgggactgagaatacatgcgctgtttttataaatgttttacgaaataggcacaagtactaaaactaattctacgtgggtttaaaccagaaatatacccttagcttggtaacattaaactacttgtctatgtacggtaggcgcgaatcttaaagatagatctattgggcctgacaaaccccatcctgactatgggatgctttagtacttcgaggttattttaaacacacctgatctggtgtacttcagagggtaaaacataaacgttaaggcttgttaccgggtgcctacaacttatagaatacttttatacacttgcgagtgtacatatatttataaacgaaaatcttgtggtctattaatatattgaaatgattgttatgataaacctatgaactcaccaaccttttgattgacactttaaagcatgtttattctcaggtattaaagaaatcttccgctgtgcattagcttattttaaggatattacttggagtcattcatggcatattttgaaagacgttgcattctaatcattgagttcatcaagattattattaaatcaattatagttggatgtattatgaaatggtgtgcacgccttcaattttcgttgtaaagaaagtttgtcttttaaaaacgaatgcaatgtttgtaaaatgtatcatatagaggtcaaatacctagcgatgtaatcaactattgtgaatcgtttataatgtatgtgaacgggtcctttcaatttatGTATTCAATACATGGTGATATTTACAATGACTCGTCTTAATATCTCGTCTTGTGGTATGGATATCAATACTATAGGCTGTTTATTGTATTCGCATAAAGTTAAGACACTCAGTCACGTTCTGTTTACATATGATATTGCTATAGACTTATGGAGGTTAATTCCTTTTTGGGTTAATGTTCAATTTCCAAGGTTCGACGCTTGGTCTGAATGAATAGTGTGGCACCGTGATTGGCAAGCTTCGACAATTATTAAGAACACGTATGCACTATTGTTAGCTACAACTTAGATGATTTGGAGGTTCCACAACGCTATTCTATTTTGCTACGGCCACAGCAAAGAAGAATGAGCATTTCGATTGTATTCGTTTATACTCGTTTAATTGAATTATTAATAGAGGAAAAGAAAATATTGTTTGGAACGATTAACTCTTAAAacctttatgatttaagtttgtggtTTGTCCCTTCCAAGTTTCTCAATAGGGAGGTGGTTGTTAATAAAATTTCGTCATTAAAAAAAGTATATTTACGATGAATAATTTTGATAACTAAATACTACTAGTATTATATTTACTGGGTGAATGCCATTTACCCAAAATACTACTAGTATTGCGAATACTTTCTTCAAATAGAATATTCACATTAACTTAACAAATAATTAGCAATTTCATAGTTCATTTCCAACCCTGAAATTTTTTTTACGGCAACAACTTTTCAACTTTATTAGAAAACGAGCTAGGCGTTAGAAGACTACTTACATCGACTTTAAAAGTCATAAATTTCAATTAAAGACAAATTGGTAATATTATCTTTAAATGGAACAAAGAACTGAATTAAATCAAAAACGTACATTTCTTTATTATTGGCTTGAAAATAACACCATTTCTCGAGTCAATGTGTGTAGAGTCGCGCCTTTTTTAACCCGACAAAATGTTAACTCTAAGAATGCTCCCAATGGAGAAAGTTCTCCCTCCTTAGTTCTGAGTGTCACATCAGCGCTACATCAGCACTTCCTTTCCAATACTAAACCTAGGAATAAACACTCTCAACCATGACATACTCTCTCAAATAAATTGGAACCCACTTACTATTTAATTAAAGAATGTACAAGTTCTAATACTACTAgtacaataaataaatacatatgctCTGTCATCAAAAATTTCACAAAAGGGCTAACACAAGGACTAACAAGAGGACTAACACAAGAACTAATAGGAGGACTAGCCGATGTCAATGGCGTCCTCCTGGGCTAAGATGTGAACAGAAAGCAAGACGTTACCAATAGGAGGAGCCTAAGTAAATCAAAGTTATGAAtttgaaaattaaataaatcaatgcatcctttaataataaaacaactgtaaaagttaatatatatactccgtatatgttattccccaacataaaaaaaaaaaaaaaagggaaaaaaaattCTGTAAAAGTTAACCAATGGGGCGTTTAATTGCGTTTGTAATTGTGTACGCATGTGGTCATTGCATCGGAAGTCACATAACCTTGACTGGATAAACTTAATCGGCAAGTTACTTCATTATttctatttatatgtatatatgtatatgtatatttgtattctgaatctaatattaaaataaaatattattttaaatcttcatacaacaacaacaataacaaaaaaaACCAATACCACAAGTGTACACTCTAATACCACATGTATGGATGAGGTGAGATGTATACAATCTTTCATGTAtttgaataaagagaaatcatttctccacccaaagTGATACACTCTAAGACTATTCCTAACTCTGACGGTGATGTCAGAGGTAAATTGTGCATTTTTTGGTAAAATAGTGAGTTTTTGACTGTGACTGTATTTGACCCCCGTTAACCCAAAATGTcaagtttttgtgtcaaatatttgtagggtaatgtggtaaaatctgattgaaaattgATACACTCTAAGACTATTCCTAATCCTGACGGTGATGTCAGAGGTAAATTGTGCACTTTTCGGTAAAAAAGTGAGTTTTTGACTGTGACTGTTTTTGACCCCCGTTAATCCAAAATATCAAGTTTTTGTGTCATATATTTGTAAGGTGATGTGGTAAAGTCTGATTGAAAATTGGGTAAtaaaagaaataaattattaaattaaaaatgagatgttaaaatgTGATAGGGTGTCAAATTTCCATTGTTTCCGTCAAAAATTAAACAAACGCCGGCTTCCGTGAAAATTTGACGCTGCTTTATCCTTGTTACAGTCCGTCACTCTTGATCCACCTCATTTGACGATTCATTTTGACGCTGGTATAGAACAAGTCTAAGAAATAGTGAAAATCCCTCCTTTTCTCTTTGAGGTAGAGCATAGGTGACTTAGCCCATTTAACAACTAACTTAATAGCAGGCTAGTTGATCCAAATTAGGCCCGAGTTTTATTTCAACTTTCAACTTACACATGAGGACATACATTGAATTTTATTGAATTTATCCATTATTCATATTTTATTTATCTGATATATATAAGAaacattttaaattttaaaatggaCAATATAGATTGAGAAAAGAGAAAAAAGAGCGTAGTTTTATACGCAAACTAATACTTAACATGCAAACTTCGCTATTATGGGATTAATCAGTTGGGACTTTGGAAAGATTAATTGAAAATTCCGGTATTAATCaaagattaatcggattgtaccttatacatttaaattttaaattttcaaaattatatgtgtaaatatagaaagaAAAAACCATAAAAACAAACATAAACGTTAACTAAATTGtctataattgtttatattgttcaaaaactgtaAAGTTTaacttaaattcatgttaaaatgttgatcaATTTTGAATTTGACCGACTTTAATtaacaaattcgattttgacctatCAATCGACGTTGAGCGATTAGTTAAACGAATTTTGAAAATTTAAACGAACTTTTCTTAAAAATGAGTAATCGGAAATTAATGGGGGAGTAATCGAGTTTTTTTATAACAATGCTAATACTAGTTAAAATGTAGTACGGAGTACAACGTTTTAGAGAAACGTCCTAAATGCAAGAAATATTATTGTTTGGGGTCAAAGATGTAAAACTTGAAAGCTGTAAGATATATGATTGGTAAACAAGTCCCATAATACTTAAAGCACCTGTTTCGTAATTTCTGACCATACATAATACGTGTTAAACAAAAATGGTGATGTGTTCATAATAAAAGAGAAGATACAGACGATATTTCATGCAAATTCTTCTTCATAAATTTAAAAATTGTTTTTAGGATCAAAATTCACACATTGATCGTACTAAGAGGGTAAGTGAAAGTTAAAGTGATAGCGATATCTCACATCGTTCAAAGCTACAATTTAAGGTACAATTAGTAATTATATTTCCAAAATTTTCTTAAATTAGAGGAGTAGAAGTGTAATCTTTTAAACTACAAAATTATCGATGTAATTTTCAGTTTTTCAAAGTTATTACTCCGTATCAAAATTAATATTCTATATTCAATCATAATTGTTTACTTAACAATACTGAGATTTTTAATatacgaaaaataaaatatatattgctTACATTAGAAATAGAATATATGTGGTCCTAGAATGTTAAAATAAGATGAAAGAATCAAGTCTCTATATATCAACTAAAAACTAAATTTGTTCAAAATACGTTAtgttgtaataattattatatattccgtaaaataataatatattaatacggAGTAAAACGTATTTCAAGGGACGTGTGGTGAGGGTCTTTTGACAATGTAAAGTGTACCTTTTGGTAGCATGCCACGAAATAGACTAACACTCccttctccttaaaaattaaatttatttaaataaaatttatttgACGATGCCTGCAGAAATTATGCCTGAAAATGGCTTTCAAGGGATGCATCCCCATGGAAAAGAAACCAAATCATTCTTCTCTAGAAGGTACCCTTAATCCCTCACCTCTAATTCTTTACTAATTCATTCATAATTATTTCAAATTGTTAATGTTTTTCttttgtattaatataaataataaagaaaTATATAGCTTAATTGTTATTTATACTTTTCGAATTTTTCACTACATATGAAGAACCATTAAGAAAATGTTTATAGGTTGGAGGGAAAGATTGCAATTGTAACTGGTGGTGCCGGAGGAATTGGTACTGCTACGGTACGGTTGTTTGTCAAACATGGTGCTAAAGTAGTGGTAGCCGATATCAACGATGAAATCGGACTTGCATTAGCTAGTTCATTATCACCTTTAGCAACTTATGTTCATTGTGATGTTAGTTTGGAAATTGAAGTTCAAAAGTTAATAGATTTGACAATGTCTCAATATGGTCGAATTGATATACTATTTAACAATGCTGGTGTGCTGGGATACAAGTCCCCGCACAAAAGCATTGTTGATTTTGACGTAGATGAGTTTGACAAAATAATGAATGTGAATGTTAGAGGAGTGGCCTTAGGGATGAAACATGCTGCTAGAGTTATGATCCCTCGAGGGGTTGGGTGCATTATCTCGACGGCTAGTGTAGCAGGCGTTATGGGAGGATTGGGCCCACATGCTTACACGGCCTCAAAGCATGCGATTGTTGGTCTAACGAAAAATGCAGCTTGTGAGTTGGGAAAATATGGGATCAGGGTCAATTGCATTTCTCCTTTCGGGGTGGCAACATCAATGCTTGTGAATGCTTGGAGAAATGAAGATGAAGAAGTTGAAAATGGAGAAATGAGTTTTAGGTTACCAAGCGAAAAAGAAGTTGAAAATATAGAATGTTTTGTGAATGGTTTAGGG is from Rutidosis leptorrhynchoides isolate AG116_Rl617_1_P2 chromosome 10, CSIRO_AGI_Rlap_v1, whole genome shotgun sequence and encodes:
- the LOC139872752 gene encoding short-chain dehydrogenase reductase 2a codes for the protein MPAEIMPENGFQGMHPHGKETKSFFSRRLEGKIAIVTGGAGGIGTATVRLFVKHGAKVVVADINDEIGLALASSLSPLATYVHCDVSLEIEVQKLIDLTMSQYGRIDILFNNAGVLGYKSPHKSIVDFDVDEFDKIMNVNVRGVALGMKHAARVMIPRGVGCIISTASVAGVMGGLGPHAYTASKHAIVGLTKNAACELGKYGIRVNCISPFGVATSMLVNAWRNEDEEVENGEMSFRLPSEKEVENIECFVNGLGNLKGTTLKARDIAEAALYLASDESRYVSGHNLVVDGSVTTSRNCVNLGQKEA